Part of the Scylla paramamosain isolate STU-SP2022 chromosome 22, ASM3559412v1, whole genome shotgun sequence genome, AAAGTCAGTGTGGCGTCACGAGTAGGGCTTCGGGATGCCTGGCGCCGCCCCTCATGCTCGCTGCACCACAGGAAAAGAAGCCGCCTgatcccgccccgccccaccgcACGTCCCCCCGCCCAGCCTCGCCCCGCCAGCGCCCCGCACACAGCAGTCATTTTGTGGGGAGATGCATAGCGTCATGTCCTCTGATTTGCACAAGTTAATTAGTCCTATCACTGCTCTCTGATTGCGGTGCTGCAGTGTGAAGTGCGAGCATTGGGGTAGTATGGTTCGGTACATCGTTGTTAGTAAGGATTTGTGGCACGTAAttgcctgtattctgaaacgctttgggcTTTCATTGGAACTGTTTTCAACGGCCACAAGAATAATTAGTCATGtgccatgtttatttatttattttttccttggtgCAGAAGCCTTGTTAAAATAATACTAGAATAATTAAACCACGACTTTCACTAGCTCCCGTTAAAAGTTGTTTGCATAAAACGCCGAAACGTTCAAGGATGCGGCCCAGTGATATTTATTCGGTCGTAATGTGTCACCATCACAATGTTTGAGGGCGGTGGGATGCACGCCAGCgttggtggtggggagggtgggtgtgggtgcgcagatccggtggtggtggtggtggtggggagggtgggtgtgggtgcgcagatccggtggtggtggtggtggtggggagggtgggtgtgggtgcgcagatccggtggtggtggtggtggtggagagggtgggtgtgggtgcgcagatccggtggtggtggtggggagggtgggtgtgggtgcgcAGATTCGGTGTTGACCTCCATTTCCAGAGCTGCTGTTCCGAACACTCACGCTCTCAGGCAGGACCCGTTGTTGCACTGTCCACGCTGCCACGCCCATCTCGCGCCACCAGACTACCGGCTTTTCCCCTGAAAAATGGTTCCCAAATACCTGGGGCTTTATTATGAAATACTGGATTtgcataaggactgttttcgaaggccacagagatgatcagtcgaATTCTTATAGGTAtttttcccattgatgatgcagaatccttgtttgACTATCACTCCAATCATCTAAACAGTTCCGAACGCCCCCATGACTCTCATTAAGAGATAAGACATCGAAATATCCCTCTTAAGCTACGAATTTCTGAGGGATGTAAACTTTTGTAAGGAATATTTTCTTCGcctgtgttattattattattattattattattattattattattattattattattattgttgttattattattagttaattaaattaaattaaatttattttattcatttatttatttatttatttatttatttgtcactCCTATGTGCAAGTCCTCCCTGCAATACGGGAGTCGCTGCACATCATAATCCAAATGAGTGTGACCAGTGCCAGAGAGCTTATCCCCACAGCTACATGTAATCGGTATTACTGATGCTACTCATTTCCAGTGTCACACTTTTTTTCCaaagacatctttacttgtaaTTTATATTAGAATAAGCTTCTGGATAAAAGAGCTCTCGTGGAAGCCTTGCGGGAGAAACCTTGAGATACAAGTCACTcaccaaagaaaacggatgGGGAGACTTTCCTAATAGAGGCAGCTACAGGTGTGAGatcaaaaatagaaggaagcCAAAGGCAGGCTGCAAGTAAAGATagtatggaagaggaagaaaaacaagaagtagtagtagtaacagtaatagtaatagtagtagttgttgttgtttttgttgttgttgttggtggtggtgtaccaGAGgtagtgtaatatatatatatatatatatatatatatatatatatatatatatatatatatatatatatatatatatatatatatatatatatatatatatatatataatcggaACGATTGTGTTCAGAGGACCTGCAAGCAATTCTTAAGAGATGAAAACTTCCATATGGGATTCTAAAACGTTTCGAAATACGAGCCTTGGTGAACGACAAAGAGGAAGTGAATAGTTATgaggatagtgtgtgtgtgtgtgtgtgtgtgtgtgtgtgtggcaattgTCAGGTTTCAACTAATAAATTCTTTTTCATAAAACGATGCGGTAATTTACCTCATTATGCAAATCAGGTTTAGGTCAGGGCGGAGGAAATGTAGCGTGAGGCATTTCAAAAAGCGGAAGTGCTTCTTGGAGATAACGACGTgatgttttaatattttcaacTGCACTATTGATTTGACTTGTTTTCCTATTCACTGATGTGTCTTTTTGAAGTAATGTTTTTGATGGAGCAGCTGTGCTATCCCTGTGGTCTGTTTCATAGTATTCAGCAACACGAGTAGTGTGTGGAATCCGTAACTCTGGTATCGCATTTTCATACACTTTTAGCAGACCTTATTGGAATGTATGGGTGTTTTCTAGGGTATTTCATGATTCTAGAAGTAGCTTAACAAGAATTATACACTACCATTGAGGAAACACCAATGAACACTTCACTAAATAtctttgtagcctttgaaaattgttctTACGAGAGAACAAATCGTTTAAAAAAAACTTCCCTAATACGTCTCATGAAAATACGTTGAAATATTCGCTGCCAGCCTGCAGAAGCAAAGGTGAGGGCCATTCATTCACTGAGGCAAGCGCTCCACCACAGGGGTCACCTTCCATACTCCCGAATAAGTGTAGCATCCGGGTCACTTCAGCTCACCTTCTGAGGTCAGCCATATAAGGACTAACCTGCCGGGGAGGATGAGCAACAGCAGTGCACCGTCTGCCGCCAGGCGTATTCGAACACAACTTTATATCAAAGCGCGTCAATCACCACATCAAAGAGGCACAATAAGTAATAGTATTGTATCAGTCTTaacaattttatatatatatatatatatatatatatatatatatatatatatatatatatatatatatatatatatatatatatatatatatatatatatatatatatatcatctcaCATGTTCATCCCACGTGTGCCCATGGCCAGCAAGTCTATtatatttttaacctttctcctccttctctacctctcaaagGAATTTCACACctacttccagtccttagggaaaacatcTGCGTTCGCTTTtgagtttttccttcctcgtcattGGCCAAAATAACGAGCTCTCCCATCGGctccttcacctcatttccTGGCATCTCATTGGTCATTCCTTGACCCCAAAAGCTGTATCGTGATCCACTTCTCTGAGATAAATATAGCCTGCATGCTTAGCTACTCCTCAGTTCCATTCAGCTCCAGTCAGAGTTCCAGTCAGAGAGTCTTGTCTCcgtctctcactcagttcctGTCCgagtcacagtcagtcttgagagacgctgctcagtcatcatcaCGAGCAGCAGTTCATATCACTTTAGTATTCACTTTTATAATCATGTGTCTCGTTCTGTATATAGTGTGTACATACTCAACCTtgttaaatcaagaagaactctaGTCATTTGCGTCTTTTATTCGCACACATTAACTATATCAACTTACTACCCACGACGTCCACGCTACCAGCAATACCAAGCTCACTACCGTttctccacgctaccaacacaccaagctcATCTGATCCAGCAGTGGCAAGTATCATGAAGTGGGCAAGTATCTCATTCTATCAAGACAAGTAACATCAATCTCAGAACAAAGTGGTGGACAATCTTGATACAGTATTGAGGAACAAATGACTATTACAAATGATATTACAACAATTATGTcaaaattatatttattatttatttatttattttattttattttatcattattattattattattttttttttttttttgtagtgccTTTTACATATAGTAGCATAGTTTAGGAAATGTGGCATCGCTGTACCCACGCCTGGCTGCTTCCGTTCTCAAACGTCGTAACTCCGTAACTTTTCTCCTAACCTGAAAGTAAACATGAAGGTGTGCACAATGTTGGAAATTTCAGGTTTTGTTACTAAATGCACAACTGTCGTAGACAACTGGTACACTCTGGCATTGTTATAAGGACCGAGCCAATgtcaagaaaatgaaggagaaggaggaggaggaggagaaggaaaaagaaaaaagacacaccCAGAGGAAAAGTTAAtcaaatacacttgaaacacGCTTTATTATACTTTGCATGAGTTAAAACATagattaaatatatttttaaataGCAAAGCAGCCCATATAAAGCCGAGGCTTTTAAATAGCTAACAGTGCAACATTTCCAAGGAAGCAATGCTCTGGCTGGCCGGCGTGAGACGTTTGACATACGACCCACGCCCTAACAACTTGAGCTTCTATAATAAGAACGTCAGAAATCATGATATGAAGGAACCATGGCACTGATAAATAACACAGCACATGGTGGCAGGTTCCGATAGCTAATAGAACTCCAAGGAGAGATTGTCTTGCTCCCGGCCGTGGGTGGTGACTTCATCTTCTGGGCGGCATTCGTTCTTGTGGCAGACGAGGCCAGCCTGGCAAGGGCACATGTCGAGGTGCCCCTTTTCAACATCCCGCTGTGAACATCGTGGCAGTTAgattctctcttatttttgtatAAACTATAATATACTTATAGACGCTAAAAAATGAACATGGAATAGATAGAGTATTGAATAAGAATTAAATAGTAAATACTCAAATTTATATACAGGGTGTCGCATGAAAAAAGTCACATATTGTCAGAAATGAAATACGAAGTCATTCTAGTCGGAAATCCTCTACGGTCAGATGTTTTTGACACCGTGGTCTAGAGTGACATGGCATTCAAATTTGAATGCGTTAAGAGTTGgcgaaggggagggagggaggaagggcaacAGAGGTGGGCGTTGCCAGCTTGAGAATGTTACTTGATTACACTTCAAGATTTtcgtaaataaacataaaatgaaaatttaaGAACGCAGTGTATCATTGCAGCAAATAATTGCTAAGGCATAACGAACTCCAGAGAGCAACAGCGATCAGCTGCACGTTGTGGGACAAGCACGGCACGTGTGCAGCCACTTGCACACGTGCATGTCCTGTAACTTATAGACCATGGCGTTAAAAGCATTTCACCATAGGATATTTCTGACCTAAAATGACTAATGAAAATTAGGAAATTAATAAGAAATAATCATGAAGTGGGAAGGACAATCAATTAAAAGAATAATGGAGATAATACCGTGGGACCTCGGTTACCGAACGTCTTCCTCTCGGAACAAGTTGGTTTTCGaacatttttttatgtctcAGTTGCTTAGGTTGCCTTACCATAATTCGGATTTCGAACAAACTTAGTTGATTTCATATTCTGCAACATGTAGGAAAAGCTACCATTTGTTATTAATTTATGGTtttcataaatatttccttcgtttttatatatttgaagaagagacacagagggtagGACACTAATTCAACCtctgaaataagttaaatgtgatcccattgaagaagctgaagaaccttaatgtaaacaaacaacgTTCggcgctcaggagtaatcccgaacttcctgtggctctctctttGACCCACAACATCATTACTGGACAACTGCATTTCCCTATTAGCTTTCcctagcagcaagatgtctaagtgttatgatcaccttcattatggcaataagtgggttgctcctctctgtgtcactctgtgaTGCTTCCCTCACATGATTGGTGACGAAGAGattgcctgcatggtctaaaacTCTAAataatatcttttgatgagttatgTATCagtaagttcattcaatacatcctttctggaggaaaaaaaaaaaaaaaaaaatggcccgTTCTTCTTCAGCTTGTTTACTTAATTCACGGCCCTGACCTTGTTGTGAAGACAGTCTCATATCTCACGTGTGTTGTCTGACTAAGACACTAGACAGTTCTCGGTCATTATTTCGATTGGGCTCTCATATGAACTATATTCAAAGAACACTGGAATAAATCTATTGATgaggataatagatggaaataggttggTATCTTTAATGCAAAAACAGCTTCCGTTATTTCAATTTCCCTGTTTTCCTATTATTGATCGGATTCTTATGCATTGTTTTCACACTAATAGTAAAATGTTATCTGCCCTTCAGTTATGCTAGACATTACTTTCCTCCATGATCAGTGCAGAGGATAcccacgacagagagagagagagagagagagagagagagagagagagagagagagagagagagagagagagagagagagagagagagagagactcacgtAGGCTCTGTTAGGGTAGAGGATACGGTAGGAGGTAGTTTCGGTGTTGAATGGGAAGCAGAGTGATCCTACAGTCCCGAGTGGAGAGCATCTAGAGGTGGGGAACCTTATGCGTCCTGCAACGAAACACAGGCCATCCACtcaggagggaaagtgagacgGCACGAGGAAGTTTTATGTGGCTGTCAAATcctcaagaaaggaaaaaattggtatcaaagaaagaagaaataaaacttaactaaaaagtgataataataataagaaatatacttatttatttgttattattattcgctACTGTAATCActagtcttcttttttttcttcttttttttcgaaaaTTATTACCTCATACTTCCTTTTGGTGTTGTTTACCTGCTCATCTATTAAAAAAGCATCTCGCGTTGAGCTCATGCAaaggtccacacacacacacacacacacacacacacacacacacacacacacacacagagagagagagagagagagagagagagagagagagagagaatcatacttATGCGGCAGCAAGAAAGTGGTTCGCATTGGTCATTGTGGGTGCAGCCAGCAAGTTCTGCCGCGGTACTTGTCGTCATCCCCGctacagccacagccacagccacagccaacAGCAGCACGCGCCTTTCACCCATTgctaagagagaaaagaaacaaataaaatgtaaatatgacgaagtaaggaaaggaaaagtgttgttggtgagaagagagggaacaaTAAAGTCAGAAAACATATTCGTATCACATCGTTCATTATTCCTGCGTGGTGTTCGATCTTTTGTTCTTGAGACTGTTTCCCCTTTGATTATCCCtccacacgtgcacacacacacacacacacacacacacacacacacacacacacacacacacacacacacacacacacacacacacacacggtgactTATTACTCCCTCTTACGCCTCATGCATTACAAAATCATGACCACATCCAGCCACCCACACTACAACCCACACCcgcaccaccgtcaccacctccacctcctaccCCTCCTGCCTCTGCGCGGTACCTGCGTATAAGGCGTGAGAAATACACACGTCCTTCCCGCAGCGTTCCGGAAGATCGGGTTTTCTAAGCCACGCTCTTAACTCGTTAGCTGGTGAATGACAAAGAGGAAGTGAATAGTTATgaggatagtgtgtgtgtgtgtgtgtgtgtgtgtgtgtgtgtgtgtgtgtgtgtgtgtgtgtgtgtgtgtgtgtgactcctaCACtaacctcggagtccccatctggggaggggaccatagatgtccccaggtcggactgcctttctgtcgacgaccctaagtgtcttgacacccccccccccacctttttcttcattaacttctgcaacattcgtggtctaagatctaattttcaatctgtagaacaccacctctcctcttctaaaccttatcttcttttcctcactgaaactcaggtgtctgaggctaCTGATAgtatccccttttctgttccctcctactttctctatcctcattttcgatccacaTACAATTTTCGATACATACTccatgtatgcttcacatacatggagtatgtgaagcatactccatgtatggattatgctttacatgtctgggggggattccactcacactgctcttctagacagggtggaatcaagagcttttcgtctcatcaactcctctcctataacagactgtcttcagcctctctctccccgccgcaatgttgcatctagCTGTGTTCTACTACTATCttcgtgctaactgctcttctgatcttgctaactgcatgcctcccctccttccgcggcctcgcagcacaagactttcttctttctctcagccctattctgtccacctctctaacgcaagagttaaccagtattctcaatcattcatccctttctctggttaaggctggaactccctgcctgcttcagtatttccaccttcctatgacttgaattccttcaagagggaggtttcaagacacttattcgtcaatttttgactactgctttgacccttttatgggactgttATTTCTGTGGGCagtttttgttggatttttgttgcccttggccagtgtcctttcagtataaaaaaaattaaaaaaaaattaattccatgtgtgcccatggccagccagtctattctatttttaacgtttatcctccttctctacctctcaagggaatttcacacctagttccagtccttagggaaaacacttGCTTTCGCTTCTGAGTCTTTCCTTCCTGGCCGTTGGCCAAAATAACTAGCTCTCCCATTGGTTCCTTCATCTTATTTCCTGgcatctcattggtcatttcttcacCCTAAAAGCTGTATCATGATCCACTTCTCTGAAATAAATATAGTTTGCATTCTTAGCTAGTACTCAGTTCCACTCAGTCCCAGTTAGAGTTGGGTGtaggacgatttggccacggatgATTTGCCCAcggacaatttggccacgggatgtcaccgtaggacgttttggccacgggaACTTCCCAAGGTGGACGTTTTGgccatgaaacatatttactgtaatatatattatattttgtattatttacatattttcacaattattattaatattcgtatttattacctaacctaacctaacctaacctaacctaacctaacctaacctaacagaacagattagagaacttttttggataataaaacagactaaagattttttcctttacttaataaGCAAGCTACTAAGTGCAATAGATTCCTAGTATTTTCTCCCGTGGCCAAAATGTCCTACCCaccgtggccaaaacgtcctagggtgacatcccgtggccaaatcgtccgtgTCCGTGTCCCGTATCAAATGTGTACATCCTCTAccttattaaatcaagaagaactccGTCATTTGCGTCTTTTACTCGCAAACATCAACTATATTAACTTACTACCAACGACCTCCACGCTACCAGCAATACCAAGCTCACTACCGGttctccacgctaccaacacaccaagctcctcatctgatccagcAGTGGCAAGCTTCATCAACTGGGCAAGTGCCTCATTCTATCAAGACAAGCGGTAACATCAATCTCAGAAAAAAAACGGTGGACAGTCAAAATCTTGATACAGTATTGAGGAACAAATGAGTCACCTCAACTCgcctgtgtgtgtctgaagGGTATTGGTGGAGAAGAACAGCTCAGGAAGAGCGTAGGAAGTGATCCTCAGGTGGCTGCTTCGTATCCTGATGCCTCGCGGAGCACTGAGCTGTGAATACCGGGAGAGTCACTTCATATAACCCTAACCGAAACCCCcaccctcactttttttttccactgccgCCCCAATCACCGCCGTGCTCCCTGTCCTCCTgtgctcatcctcctctccctcctccccgccaCAAGGAAAACCAAAGTGATAGATGTGGCCACTATTGTAAGCCTTGGTTTCcaagacaataataaaaaacatgAGATACTTTTCGGTAAAGAatttgtaaagaatttcatatcaagaaatgtaacatcGTTCCTCACTTACCCAGTTCAAATGGCAAAGTAGAGCGTTGTAATAAACATATCCTTAACGTTCTGCGTTACATAAGAGAAGCAAAGCACTCATGGGACGCATGGCTTCCTCAGATAGCCTGCTCTCTCAATTCAGCAATCCACTCCACCATCAACGAGTCTCCACATTTCATGCTGTTTGGTACCGACATGCGTCTTCCATATGAATTTCTTCACAGCGCGCCGCGTCCTGTCTACAACATGGATGATTTTCAGTTAACCCATAAGCTCATTCACGACCGCCTCACTGCATCGCAGGCTGAGATGCTGCGGAAACAACATCGTAGAGCAACAGTTTCTTCCATTGAAGTCGGTGATATATTCTTTGTCAGAGTTCACGACCGCAACACTAAATTAGATCCACCGTTCTTTGGGCCACACCGTGTAATCGAATGTTTCCATGgccacaaagtaaaaattcCAGATCTCAAAACCTTAGTAGAACAGATCGTCCATATCGATAATTTGAAGCGTGTGAACAAGGGATTTGATGATGAGTGTGCACATCAGATATCATTAAGTTCTGATTTAGCAGACCCTTCAAGTGACTCaagcttaaccacacacacacacacacacacacaccttcttacAGACTGGAACTTCGTTTCCATTCCAAGGTTTAATCATCCAGTTTTCTATCCTGTATAAATGTGTATATTTCTCTTATAAGTGTTGTACATGTATTCTGTTGTATTATCAtgtttgtatattattattaagattttcgttctgtactctccctctctctggtgTCATGTAttataagaacgtaagaaataagagaagctgcaagaagccatcaggctcacacgtggcagtccctgtatgaaacatacctacct contains:
- the LOC135111573 gene encoding astakine-like is translated as MGERRVLLLAVAVAVAVAGMTTSTAAELAGCTHNDQCEPLSCCRIRRIRFPTSRCSPLGTVGSLCFPFNTETTSYRILYPNRAYRDVEKGHLDMCPCQAGLVCHKNECRPEDEVTTHGREQDNLSLEFY